A region of the Ornithinimicrobium ciconiae genome:
CCCATGGTGCGCACCCCGCTGCGCACCACGCTCGGCGCCTGGGACCTGGCCGCGAACTCGCCGCCGGCGATCGGTGGCGCGGTGTTGACCGCGATGATGAGGCTGCTGGGCGATGTCAGTGAGCGGGTCTCCCCGGCGCACGCCGCGCGGGTGATGAAGGACGTCCTGGACCTGCGGCTGCACCGGGTCGATGTCGCCGACGACCTGGAGGTCGCGGGGCACGAGCTGCTCGAGACGATCGCCGAGCTGGGTGCGGTCGGGCTGCCGACCTCCCAGGACACCGCGCACGTCTCGGTGGTCGATGACGACGGCAATGCCTGTGCCATCACGGCGTCCTCGGGTTATGGCTCAGGGATGTATGTCGGGGGCACCGGCATGCTTGGCAACAACGCCCTCGGTGAGCCGGAGCTCAACCGCCGCGGCCTGCACGCGCTGGTCCCGGGCACACGCCTGGCCTCCAACATGGCACCGACGACGGCCCGGCACCGGGACGGCACGGTCCTGTCGATCGGCACCCCCGGGGCGGATCGCATCACCACGGCTCTGCTGCAGGTGCTGGTCCACTTCTGTCTCCATGGAGAGACGCTGCAGTATGCCGTTGACGCACCTCGGCTGCACGTGCGTCACCTGGAGGACGGTGGGGTGCGGATCGACTATGAGGAGTCGGACGAGCTGCAGGAGGCGCTCACCGGCATCGTCGGTCGGTCGACCGGTGAGCTGGTGCCCTTGCACGCGCACGCCCGGCACGCAATGTTCTTTGGTGGGGTGGGAGCGGCCCTACGCACCCCGGAGGGGGAGCTCACCGCGGCGGCGGACCCCAGGCGGGACGCCGCCACGGCGGTCGGCTAGCTGGTCGGCTCTGCGGTCAGCTAGCTGGTCAGCGGGGGGTCGGCTAGCTGGTCAGCGCGGCGGCAGGGGTGGCATCGGTGGCAGGTGCGGCATCGCGCCGCCCATGTGCATGGTGTCCACCCGGGCCAGGACCAGGTGCAGCCGGGTGATGCGCATCAGTCGCTCGAGCCGCTCGGAGGCCTCGGCAATAACCAGCCGACGGTTTTGTCGGCGGGCTCGTTGGTGGAGTCCCACCAGGACGCCGAGCCCGGTGGCGTCGGCGACCTCGGCCTCCCTGAGGTGGAGGATCAGGTCACCCTCGCCGGCCGCAAGAAGTCGCTGCAGGTGGGCACGCAGCTCGGGAACCGTGCGGACGCCCAGCTGCCCCCTGATCGTCGCCTCACGCCCCGGTGAGTCGATCGACAGCTCAATACCCGGCCCTGCCCACACCACTGCGGTCATGCCATCCTCCACCCGAATGAAACACTGCGCTTGGCACACGCCTGTCGCGCTGCCACACAGTCTTATTCCTAGAACGTCGTGGATCCACCTTTGGTTGCACCCAGGTCGGTCACGATTTCGTAAAATGATCTCAACGGTCTCGCCTCCCCGCGTCCCCCTGGAGAATGAGTTCCGGGGCACGGGCCGCGGCGCGTCCATGCTGTCCGTCACACGCTACGCGGAGCAGGCCACCGGGACGAACGATTTTGCGCGATGCGATGATGCAGGCATGGTCATCCTCAACCGGATCTACACCCGCACCGGCGACGACGGCACCACCTCCCTGGGCGACTTCAGTCGCACCGGCAAGAACGATCCGCGGCTGGTGGCCTATGCCGACACCGACGAGACGAACTCGGCGATCGGCGTGGCTGTCGCCACGGGCAGCCTGCGTGAGGACGTGAGCGCCACCCTGGTGCGGATCCAGAACGACCTGTTCGATGTCGGGGCCGACCTCTGCGCACCGCTGCGGAAGAGTTACGAGCACCCACCGCTGCGCGTGCAGGCGGTCTGGATCGATGAACTTGAAGCGGACTGTGACCGCTACAACGACGAGCTGGGCACGCTGCGCTCCTTCATCCTGCCCGGCGGATCCCCCGGCTCGGCCCACCTGCACGTGGCCCGGACCGTCGCCCGACGCGCGGAGCGGTCCTCGTGGGCGGCGCTGGAGGCGTATGGCACCGAGCCGGCAGCTGCCGACGCCGAGCGGGGCACCGGCGGCGTCAACCCGCTGACTGCGAAGTATCTCAACCGGCTCTCCGACCTGCTGTTCATCCTGGCCAGGGTCGCCAATCTCGAGGCGGGCGGGGACGTGCTCTGGCAGCCTGGGGGCGGCCGAGCCGAGCAGCCGGCGAAGGACCGAGGCCGCTC
Encoded here:
- a CDS encoding cob(I)yrinic acid a,c-diamide adenosyltransferase — protein: MVILNRIYTRTGDDGTTSLGDFSRTGKNDPRLVAYADTDETNSAIGVAVATGSLREDVSATLVRIQNDLFDVGADLCAPLRKSYEHPPLRVQAVWIDELEADCDRYNDELGTLRSFILPGGSPGSAHLHVARTVARRAERSSWAALEAYGTEPAAADAERGTGGVNPLTAKYLNRLSDLLFILARVANLEAGGDVLWQPGGGRAEQPAKDRGRSATTS
- a CDS encoding STAS domain-containing protein codes for the protein MTAVVWAGPGIELSIDSPGREATIRGQLGVRTVPELRAHLQRLLAAGEGDLILHLREAEVADATGLGVLVGLHQRARRQNRRLVIAEASERLERLMRITRLHLVLARVDTMHMGGAMPHLPPMPPLPPR
- a CDS encoding gamma-glutamyltransferase — protein: MTRRAAIAAPNPAATSAGLHALGAGGNAVDAAIAAMTTATATEPGIVSPLAGAFINVWPTDGDPVVIDGNVEMPGRGADPARFGSGLIECVTTYGGGLTTYAGPGAVATPGMFAGMGLAHERFGAAPWSELLGVAATITADGFQMSHTAASYFELVAHTIFAWDPTTRGIYTNDASAWAPGQLLRDDNLVATLRQIGEEGAASVYSGDIAARIVADMDERGGLITARDLAEYRPMVRTPLRTTLGAWDLAANSPPAIGGAVLTAMMRLLGDVSERVSPAHAARVMKDVLDLRLHRVDVADDLEVAGHELLETIAELGAVGLPTSQDTAHVSVVDDDGNACAITASSGYGSGMYVGGTGMLGNNALGEPELNRRGLHALVPGTRLASNMAPTTARHRDGTVLSIGTPGADRITTALLQVLVHFCLHGETLQYAVDAPRLHVRHLEDGGVRIDYEESDELQEALTGIVGRSTGELVPLHAHARHAMFFGGVGAALRTPEGELTAAADPRRDAATAVG